In Chloroflexia bacterium SDU3-3, one DNA window encodes the following:
- a CDS encoding M6 family metalloprotease domain-containing protein gives MKRSLSYVWSRTAALMVLGLTCSLVAAPAAQAQRAPQEDGPGAAATPTTSGRSLDLKRDLSLQPPRETLLGAIARSQLGAGASAAQLAQKREELLDSWNAEHYHGPNAAAYAKLQQNEQRALAANSSPKAMGLGVEGTLRLFAVMVDFGGTDTATAFSHRTSVDDPTCITENVTATGPLHNQIPSPGPLDNFTFWQPSFEREYYEKLVFSTEGITERVRLDLTDPEDGKPGINLAGQTMRNYYEEVSGGHVQFDGGPKGVIGWVTLPHSEAYYGASACYDGESADMADMDGLPSNPYFGSGPKALIADLITEINKADPSFPWKDYDTDGDGLIDHVVIFHAGKDKSSGGGVQGYQALWAHRSSVPQNDPNFVAHTKDPSDPTDRDIRFNGYTLQYEDVETGVLVHEFGHDLGLPDLYDTSRAGESNVVWWDLMSTGSNTGKLIGTHPTHMSAWDKYALGWADYKVVEPSAAPQELKLGQTSNPPAGTTQAVRVNLPPNHVTYTELQGSSNQAWWSNNDQNGAQNTITRDLSLAGRSAPLTLKFDIDHEIEEDWDYLFVEVSTNGGTTYTTLPGVIDGTADPSTVGGPSYTDPNGNLKRFAYENAYAYTGSSGGWERVAHDLSAYAGQNIKLRFRYNTDEASLLRGSFIDNIVVREGITAIFSDGIESSDLKGWVPAVAAGIPGETLGAGWGFSDGTQEFPEYYLLEWRNTDGFDRGLKYGYNTIFSDITADGREQFRVDHTPVNAPGLLVWLRDSRYGVDPFGATNAPIATLEDLPSEGPKGGLLIVDANPQPLRGPRNGKITTGVGTFPYAPGNNWSGRVQAINSAFNLQGSPAVTLTLASLIGSDYVYTPTLQAALPAVNGFHDALGYYPGVERLDTAVATSAVRARRFALSDPDASVVVPASGYYSPKTPAEFVADSEGTTPSAYETIYSADIVNFLDLGSTAGVVVTGQHSGNPGSTNLQYGYHFEVVGQADNGSYGTIRVYNTKTAADSSATITPDGGITDPVTVKVVGQNVGSPAKLTVYSDFDEAAATYVEGSASDGAVPVKATLSQVQQILATKGVAGLDAVRAAPGEAIAVVLTGSATIDSGAKVSFSYKLTRTTMLAVRVQNKVEVNDGAFTSLRLEQFGKINFLPISSK, from the coding sequence TTGAAACGATCACTGTCCTATGTGTGGTCTCGCACCGCAGCCCTGATGGTGCTGGGCTTAACATGCTCGCTGGTCGCCGCCCCTGCGGCCCAGGCCCAGCGCGCGCCCCAAGAAGATGGCCCCGGCGCGGCAGCCACGCCAACCACATCGGGCCGCTCGCTTGACCTCAAGCGCGACCTGAGCCTCCAGCCCCCGCGTGAGACGCTGCTTGGCGCGATTGCCCGCAGCCAGCTGGGGGCCGGTGCATCGGCGGCGCAGCTGGCCCAGAAGCGCGAGGAGCTGCTGGACAGCTGGAACGCCGAGCACTACCACGGCCCCAACGCTGCTGCCTACGCCAAGCTGCAGCAGAACGAGCAGCGCGCGCTGGCCGCCAACAGCAGCCCCAAGGCCATGGGCCTGGGCGTGGAGGGCACCCTGCGCCTGTTCGCGGTGATGGTGGATTTCGGCGGCACCGACACCGCCACCGCCTTCTCGCACCGCACCTCGGTGGATGACCCGACCTGCATCACCGAGAATGTGACGGCCACCGGCCCGCTGCACAACCAGATCCCCTCGCCCGGCCCGCTGGATAACTTCACGTTCTGGCAGCCGAGCTTCGAGCGCGAGTACTACGAGAAGCTGGTGTTCTCTACCGAGGGCATCACCGAGCGCGTGCGGCTCGACCTGACCGACCCCGAGGATGGCAAGCCCGGCATCAACCTGGCCGGCCAGACCATGCGCAACTACTACGAGGAGGTCTCGGGCGGCCACGTGCAGTTCGACGGTGGCCCCAAGGGCGTGATCGGCTGGGTGACGCTGCCGCACTCCGAGGCCTACTACGGCGCGAGCGCCTGCTACGATGGTGAGTCTGCGGATATGGCCGATATGGACGGCCTGCCCAGCAACCCCTACTTCGGCAGTGGCCCCAAGGCCCTGATCGCCGACCTGATCACCGAGATCAACAAGGCCGACCCCAGCTTCCCCTGGAAGGACTACGACACCGATGGCGATGGCCTGATCGACCACGTGGTGATCTTCCACGCTGGCAAGGACAAGTCGTCGGGCGGCGGCGTGCAGGGCTACCAGGCGCTGTGGGCGCACCGCTCTAGCGTGCCTCAGAACGACCCCAACTTTGTCGCCCACACTAAAGACCCCAGCGACCCGACCGACCGCGACATCCGCTTTAATGGCTACACCCTGCAGTACGAGGATGTGGAGACCGGCGTGCTGGTGCACGAGTTCGGCCACGACCTCGGCCTGCCCGACCTGTACGACACCTCGCGCGCGGGCGAGAGCAACGTGGTGTGGTGGGATCTGATGAGCACCGGCAGCAACACCGGCAAGCTGATCGGCACCCACCCGACCCACATGAGCGCCTGGGACAAATACGCCCTCGGCTGGGCCGACTACAAGGTGGTCGAGCCGTCGGCGGCACCGCAGGAGCTGAAGCTGGGCCAGACCTCGAACCCGCCAGCGGGCACCACCCAGGCGGTGCGCGTGAACCTGCCGCCCAACCATGTCACCTATACCGAGCTGCAGGGTAGCAGCAACCAGGCGTGGTGGTCGAACAATGACCAGAACGGTGCGCAGAACACCATCACCCGTGATCTCAGCCTGGCTGGCCGGAGCGCCCCGCTCACGCTGAAGTTCGACATCGATCACGAGATCGAGGAGGACTGGGACTACCTGTTCGTCGAGGTTTCGACCAATGGCGGCACCACCTACACCACGCTGCCGGGCGTGATCGACGGCACCGCCGACCCATCCACCGTGGGCGGGCCGAGCTACACCGACCCGAACGGCAACCTCAAGCGCTTCGCCTACGAGAATGCCTACGCCTACACCGGCTCCAGCGGCGGCTGGGAGCGCGTGGCGCACGATCTCTCGGCCTACGCTGGCCAGAATATCAAGCTGCGCTTCCGCTACAACACCGATGAGGCCTCGCTCCTGCGCGGCTCGTTCATCGACAACATTGTGGTGCGCGAGGGTATCACGGCGATCTTCAGCGACGGAATCGAGAGCAGCGACCTGAAGGGCTGGGTGCCTGCCGTTGCCGCCGGTATTCCGGGCGAGACGCTGGGCGCTGGCTGGGGCTTCTCGGATGGCACGCAGGAGTTCCCCGAGTACTACCTGCTGGAGTGGCGCAATACCGATGGCTTCGACCGAGGCCTGAAGTATGGCTACAACACGATCTTCTCGGATATCACCGCCGATGGCCGCGAGCAGTTCCGCGTCGACCACACGCCGGTTAACGCCCCCGGCCTGCTGGTCTGGCTGCGCGATAGCCGCTATGGCGTCGACCCGTTTGGCGCGACCAACGCGCCGATCGCCACCCTGGAGGATCTGCCCAGCGAAGGCCCCAAGGGCGGCCTGCTGATCGTGGATGCCAACCCGCAGCCGCTGCGCGGCCCCAGGAACGGCAAGATCACCACCGGCGTGGGCACTTTCCCCTACGCGCCAGGCAACAACTGGAGCGGGCGCGTGCAGGCGATCAACAGCGCCTTCAACCTGCAGGGTTCGCCTGCGGTCACGCTGACGCTGGCCTCGCTGATCGGCTCCGACTATGTGTATACGCCCACCCTGCAGGCCGCGCTGCCTGCGGTCAACGGCTTCCACGATGCGCTGGGCTACTACCCAGGCGTCGAACGGCTGGATACGGCGGTGGCCACTTCGGCTGTGCGCGCGCGGCGCTTTGCGCTGAGCGACCCCGACGCCAGCGTGGTCGTGCCAGCTTCGGGTTACTACTCGCCCAAGACGCCTGCCGAGTTCGTGGCCGATTCCGAGGGCACGACGCCGAGCGCCTACGAGACGATCTATAGCGCCGATATTGTGAACTTCTTGGATCTTGGTTCGACCGCTGGAGTAGTGGTGACGGGCCAGCACAGCGGTAACCCCGGCTCGACCAACCTGCAGTACGGCTACCACTTCGAGGTGGTTGGCCAGGCCGACAACGGCTCGTACGGCACCATCCGGGTGTACAACACCAAGACGGCGGCGGACTCGTCGGCTACGATCACTCCTGATGGCGGCATCACCGACCCGGTGACAGTGAAGGTGGTGGGCCAGAACGTGGGCAGCCCGGCCAAGCTCACGGTGTACAGCGACTTTGACGAGGCGGCTGCCACCTATGTGGAAGGCAGCGCCAGCGATGGCGCGGTGCCGGTGAAGGCCACCCTGTCCCAGGTGCAGCAGATCCTGGCGACTAAGGGCGTGGCTGGCCTGGATGCGGTGCGCGCCGCACCCGGCGAGGCGATCGCTGTGGTGCTGACCGGCAGCGCGACGATCGACAGCGGGGCCAAGGTGAGCTTCAGCTACAAGCTGACCCGCACCACCATGCTGGCGGTCCGGGTGCAGAACAAGGTCGAGGTCAACGATGGGGCCTTCACATCGCTGCGCCTTGAGCAGTTCGGCAAGATCAACTTCCTGCCGATCTCGTCGAAGTAA
- a CDS encoding DUF342 domain-containing protein, translating into MDERLNSLDERLNSLDERLNSLDEGLNSLDEGLNSLDERLNSLDEDLNSLDEDLNSLDERLNSLDEDLNSLDERLNSLDERYFSEMAARGLSR; encoded by the coding sequence TTGGATGAGAGGCTGAACTCGTTGGATGAGAGGCTGAACTCGTTGGATGAGAGGCTGAACTCGTTGGATGAAGGCTTGAACTCGTTGGATGAAGGCTTGAACTCGTTGGATGAGAGGCTGAACTCGTTGGATGAAGACTTGAACTCGTTGGATGAAGACTTGAACTCGTTGGATGAGAGGCTGAACTCGTTGGATGAAGACTTGAACTCGTTGGATGAGAGGCTGAACTCGTTGGATGAGCGGTATTTTTCTGAAATGGCAGCGCGGGGCCTATCGCGATAG
- a CDS encoding S8 family serine peptidase, producing the protein MHLSLFCLCALICAAATPAAAAPAPPPDIRPGAVLVRLRPGASAAGVARLLPPDAALDAALAQDMLSVQVPVGGERAYAARMAALPGVAVAQPDHRLAAQALPDDPLLASQWAIGQIHAAEAWDVVTSTLDVPIAVLDTGAQLDHPDLAGQLWQNPGEAAGNGLDDDGNGLIDDTSGWHFYHVVSNFQSYARDDADLADPDGHGTHVAGIIAARGDNGQGTSGLAWRARLMVLRVLDADRSGWESDVIRGLGYAVEHGARVVNMSLGFDAPSPLLADAVAQAEARGVVVVAAAGNSGAVLYPAAYPSVLSVGASDAAGLRASFSASGPRLDLLAPGQGILSTWRDGGFYAMSGTSMAAPHVAGVAALVLERYPQTTPAQLRGCLLRSAQGVGAAGRDDDTGWGIVDAGAALRTCGGQVFLPLLGR; encoded by the coding sequence GTGCATCTGTCTCTTTTCTGCCTGTGCGCGCTGATCTGCGCCGCCGCTACCCCCGCTGCTGCCGCGCCCGCGCCGCCGCCCGACATCCGCCCCGGCGCGGTGCTGGTGCGCCTGCGCCCAGGGGCTAGCGCCGCAGGTGTGGCTCGGCTGCTGCCCCCGGATGCCGCGCTGGATGCGGCCCTTGCCCAGGACATGCTGAGCGTGCAGGTGCCGGTGGGCGGCGAGCGCGCCTACGCCGCCCGCATGGCCGCGCTGCCCGGGGTGGCCGTGGCCCAGCCCGACCACCGCCTGGCGGCCCAGGCTCTGCCCGACGACCCGCTGCTGGCCTCGCAGTGGGCGATCGGCCAGATCCACGCCGCCGAGGCCTGGGATGTGGTCACTTCCACGCTGGATGTGCCGATCGCTGTGCTGGACACCGGCGCGCAGCTTGACCACCCCGATCTGGCCGGGCAGCTCTGGCAGAACCCCGGCGAGGCCGCGGGGAACGGGCTAGATGACGATGGCAACGGCCTGATCGACGATACCTCGGGCTGGCACTTCTACCACGTGGTCAGCAACTTCCAGAGCTACGCCCGCGACGACGCCGACCTGGCCGACCCCGATGGCCACGGCACCCACGTGGCGGGCATCATCGCGGCGCGCGGCGACAACGGCCAGGGCACCAGCGGGCTGGCCTGGCGCGCGCGGCTGATGGTGCTGCGGGTGCTGGATGCCGACCGCAGCGGCTGGGAATCGGATGTGATCCGGGGGCTGGGCTACGCCGTGGAGCACGGCGCGCGGGTGGTGAATATGAGCCTGGGCTTCGACGCGCCCAGCCCGCTGCTGGCCGACGCCGTGGCCCAGGCCGAGGCGCGCGGGGTGGTGGTGGTGGCGGCGGCTGGCAACAGCGGCGCGGTGCTCTACCCGGCGGCCTACCCCAGCGTGCTGAGCGTGGGTGCGAGCGACGCGGCGGGCTTGCGGGCCAGCTTCTCGGCATCCGGCCCGCGCCTCGATCTGCTGGCCCCCGGCCAGGGCATCCTCAGCACCTGGCGCGACGGCGGCTTCTACGCCATGTCGGGCACATCCATGGCGGCCCCTCACGTGGCGGGCGTGGCGGCGCTGGTGCTGGAGCGCTACCCGCAGACCACGCCCGCCCAGCTGCGCGGCTGCCTGCTGCGCAGCGCGCAGGGTGTGGGCGCGGCGGGCCGCGACGACGATACCGGCTGGGGGATCGTGGATGCCGGGGCGGCGCTGCGCACATGCGGCGGGCAGGTGTTCTTGCCGCTGCTGGGGCGGTAG
- a CDS encoding isoleucine--tRNA ligase: protein MAFKAVDTRASFPTLESGVSEWWKANGVVKKSLESGDRSNPFIFFEGPPTANGKPGVHHVEARVTKDLIVRYQRLRGRYVIGARGGWDTHGLPVEVEVEKELGFKGKPDIERYGIKEFNAKCKESVNRFVDRFEELTDKIAFWLDLEHPYTTYDNSYIESLWWILQQLWQQDLLFRDYKTTWHCPRCGTTLADAEVAQGYEENTDDPSVWLRFRHTPSGHAHDALLADSALVAWTTTPWTLPANVAMAVNPTANYSLVEYTGGEQPERLVLAEARLDATLGEGNYTVLATLTGEALWGVRYANLFEGVAGAGDTPDLTKAYRVVADDFVSLDDGTGIVHIAPAYGDLEIGRKYDLPTLFSVQLDGNTDAAFEPLGFGGMFFKQADPLITRNLKERGLLFRGGRVKHTYPFCWRCKTPLLNFAKPSWYIRTTAKKDLLVDNNQQVHWVPEHIQNGRFGNWLVNNIDWAISRERYWGTPLPIWVSSNGQHTEVVGSVAELSAKVGRDLSDLDLHRPFVDELTWEHPQHGTMRRVPDVADAWFDSGSMPIAQWHYPFENKELFELAGQADFISEAIDQTRGWFYTLHAVSTMLFDRPAYKNVICLGHILDAKGEKMSKSRGNIADPFELLDQYGADAMRWYMFASAPPYNARRFGPDYISEMLRQFLLTLWNTYAFFVTYANLDGWTPNSGVTPELQPTDRWALSRLNALVRDMTTGLDSYDVYAPAKAVESFVEELSNWYVRRNRRRFWKEEHDGDKEAAYHTLYTCLVTLAKLMAPFTPYMAEEIYQNLAQGDAKEAESVHLTTWPTYDEALIDEQLLADTALLMEAVSLGRAARKGAAVKVRQPLKELWVRVPPTSLDGLKRLEGELKDELNVKAVRYLDSSSSLVEYRFKPNLRVVGKKYGKQVPALTAALKELAGEAARAAAQAHEAGQPFTLTVGGEALELQADEVLVESSSPEGYAVAEGAGVLVALDTTLTPELVAEGMARELVRNIQDARKAAGFEIADRIHIYLGGAPEPVTAVVAEYGAYIRSETLAESLTLAAPPAQAHAEQLELGGATVALGVARVA, encoded by the coding sequence ATGGCATTCAAGGCAGTAGATACGCGCGCCTCATTCCCCACGCTGGAAAGCGGCGTCAGCGAGTGGTGGAAGGCCAACGGCGTGGTCAAGAAGTCGCTGGAGAGCGGCGACCGCAGCAACCCGTTCATCTTCTTCGAGGGGCCGCCCACCGCCAACGGCAAGCCCGGCGTGCACCACGTGGAGGCCCGCGTCACCAAAGACCTGATCGTGCGCTACCAGCGCCTGCGCGGGCGCTATGTGATCGGCGCGCGCGGCGGCTGGGACACCCACGGGCTGCCCGTCGAGGTCGAGGTCGAGAAGGAGCTTGGCTTCAAGGGCAAGCCCGACATCGAGCGCTACGGCATCAAGGAGTTCAACGCCAAGTGCAAAGAGAGCGTGAACCGCTTTGTCGACCGCTTCGAGGAGCTGACCGACAAGATCGCGTTCTGGCTCGACCTTGAGCACCCCTACACCACCTACGACAACAGCTACATCGAGTCGCTGTGGTGGATCTTGCAGCAGCTCTGGCAGCAGGATCTGCTGTTCCGCGACTACAAGACCACCTGGCACTGCCCGCGCTGCGGCACCACCCTGGCCGACGCCGAGGTGGCCCAGGGCTACGAGGAGAACACCGACGACCCCTCGGTGTGGCTGCGCTTCCGCCACACGCCGTCGGGCCACGCCCACGACGCGCTGCTGGCCGATTCCGCGCTGGTGGCCTGGACCACCACGCCCTGGACGCTGCCCGCCAACGTGGCGATGGCCGTGAACCCCACCGCCAACTATAGCCTGGTGGAGTACACCGGCGGCGAGCAGCCCGAGCGGCTGGTGCTGGCCGAGGCCCGGCTCGATGCCACGCTGGGCGAGGGCAACTACACCGTGCTGGCCACGCTCACCGGCGAGGCCCTGTGGGGCGTGCGCTACGCCAACCTGTTCGAGGGCGTGGCGGGCGCGGGCGACACCCCCGACCTCACCAAGGCCTACCGCGTGGTGGCCGACGACTTTGTGTCGCTCGACGACGGCACCGGCATCGTCCACATCGCCCCGGCCTACGGCGACCTGGAGATCGGGCGCAAGTACGACCTGCCCACGCTGTTCTCGGTGCAGCTGGATGGCAACACCGACGCCGCGTTCGAGCCGCTGGGCTTCGGCGGCATGTTCTTCAAGCAGGCCGACCCGCTGATCACGCGCAACCTGAAGGAGCGCGGGCTGCTGTTCCGCGGCGGGCGGGTGAAGCACACCTACCCGTTCTGCTGGCGCTGCAAGACGCCGCTGCTCAACTTCGCCAAGCCCTCGTGGTACATCCGCACCACCGCCAAGAAGGATCTGCTGGTCGACAACAACCAGCAGGTCCACTGGGTGCCCGAGCACATCCAGAACGGGCGCTTCGGCAACTGGCTGGTCAACAACATCGACTGGGCCATCTCGCGCGAGCGCTACTGGGGCACGCCCCTGCCGATCTGGGTCTCCAGCAACGGCCAGCACACCGAGGTGGTCGGCTCGGTGGCCGAGCTGTCGGCCAAGGTCGGGCGCGACCTGAGCGATCTGGATCTGCACCGCCCCTTCGTGGACGAGCTAACCTGGGAGCACCCGCAGCACGGCACCATGCGCCGCGTGCCCGATGTGGCCGACGCCTGGTTCGACTCCGGCTCGATGCCGATCGCGCAGTGGCACTACCCGTTCGAGAACAAGGAGCTGTTCGAGCTGGCTGGCCAGGCCGACTTCATCTCCGAGGCTATCGACCAGACCCGCGGCTGGTTCTACACCCTGCACGCGGTCTCGACCATGCTGTTCGACCGGCCCGCGTACAAAAACGTGATCTGCCTGGGCCACATCCTCGACGCCAAGGGCGAGAAGATGTCGAAGTCGCGCGGCAACATCGCCGACCCGTTCGAGCTGCTCGATCAGTACGGCGCTGACGCGATGCGCTGGTACATGTTCGCCAGCGCGCCGCCCTACAACGCCCGCCGCTTCGGGCCGGACTACATCTCGGAGATGCTGCGCCAGTTCCTGCTGACGCTCTGGAACACCTACGCCTTCTTCGTGACCTACGCCAACCTGGATGGCTGGACGCCCAACAGCGGCGTGACGCCCGAGCTTCAGCCCACCGACCGCTGGGCGTTGTCGCGCCTGAACGCGCTGGTGCGCGACATGACCACCGGCCTCGACTCGTATGACGTCTACGCGCCCGCTAAGGCCGTCGAGTCGTTCGTCGAGGAGCTTTCCAACTGGTACGTGCGCCGCAACCGCCGCCGCTTCTGGAAGGAGGAGCACGACGGCGACAAGGAGGCCGCCTACCACACGCTCTACACCTGCCTGGTCACGCTGGCCAAGCTGATGGCCCCGTTCACGCCCTACATGGCCGAGGAGATCTACCAGAACCTGGCCCAGGGCGACGCCAAGGAGGCCGAGTCGGTGCACTTGACCACATGGCCCACCTACGACGAGGCCCTGATCGACGAGCAGCTGCTGGCCGACACCGCCCTGCTGATGGAGGCGGTGAGCCTGGGCCGCGCCGCCCGCAAGGGCGCTGCGGTGAAGGTGCGCCAGCCGCTGAAGGAGCTGTGGGTGCGCGTGCCGCCCACCTCGCTCGATGGCCTGAAACGGCTTGAGGGCGAGCTAAAGGACGAGCTGAACGTCAAGGCCGTGCGCTACCTCGACAGCTCATCCAGCCTGGTCGAGTACCGCTTCAAGCCCAACCTGCGCGTGGTGGGCAAGAAGTACGGCAAGCAGGTGCCCGCGCTCACCGCCGCCCTAAAGGAGCTGGCGGGCGAGGCCGCGCGCGCCGCCGCCCAGGCCCACGAGGCCGGGCAGCCCTTCACGCTCACCGTGGGCGGCGAGGCCCTGGAGCTGCAGGCCGACGAGGTGCTGGTCGAGTCCTCCTCGCCGGAGGGCTACGCGGTGGCCGAGGGCGCTGGCGTGCTGGTGGCGCTCGACACCACACTCACCCCCGAGCTGGTGGCCGAGGGCATGGCCCGCGAGCTGGTGCGCAACATCCAGGATGCCCGCAAGGCCGCAGGCTTCGAGATCGCCGACCGCATCCACATCTACCTGGGCGGCGCGCCCGAGCCGGTGACGGCGGTGGTGGCCGAGTACGGCGCGTACATCCGCAGCGAGACCCTGGCCGAGTCGCTGACCCTGGCGGCCCCGCCCGCCCAGGCCCACGCCGAGCAGCTGGAGCTGGGCGGCGCGACGGTGGCGCTGGGCGTGGCCCGCGTGGCCTAG